From Patescibacteria group bacterium, the proteins below share one genomic window:
- a CDS encoding phage terminase large subunit family protein — translation MDKSPVATLSRDAQMLTGAGLDKMADNYPRLFMAMMHHRTTKGDRMTFRDKPWLTAIYKDNSHDMVIIKCSQVHMTEHALCAMFTLANKGKRGMYVLPSKEHRRTFVADRINRLKDYSPLYANAIKSGDTESDSNVYKSLFGHGWKYVGSNVKTDFFEFPCDALFFDEFDLLDQDNLPYAYDRIANCSHPYVWKFGNPTRDNFGIHKEFLDSDQKEWHVTCEHCGHEQILEWETHFVEPYLNTWKLRSPSGQAICFNCHKEFDRLGFGHWIAMNPGVGRVSGYRISRLFTNKSKKPNDIIWLFKKFILAQNDPTLLQNFYNNYLGVTYENVDFKLSKEAMHRSIYAGAKFEYDPHIFRTVMGVDQGSKFTCVISMVWAGELIDIHYANVDRWADVEKLEADFNVVCTVIDAAGGGYNETRDFVKAKGHRWMCYYRPKDQVKTEYNQDYSKQVLETNRTECLDAMVKMILDKKSHVRSDFIHASNKQYLAQMMTPARVTDANGRPVWTKGKDHYFHASAYRYLAFKVSGMRSSVAAGTSWHTGEASESKQQDPKARVIGERPTKDKKSKPKSWSV, via the coding sequence ATGGACAAATCTCCTGTGGCAACCTTATCACGTGATGCCCAGATGCTAACTGGTGCAGGTCTTGACAAAATGGCGGACAACTATCCGCGTTTGTTCATGGCCATGATGCACCATCGCACGACTAAAGGCGATCGCATGACGTTCCGTGATAAGCCATGGTTGACAGCGATTTATAAGGACAACAGCCATGACATGGTGATCATCAAGTGCTCCCAAGTCCACATGACGGAGCACGCCTTGTGTGCGATGTTTACTCTTGCCAATAAGGGTAAACGCGGTATGTATGTGCTACCCAGCAAGGAACACCGACGTACCTTCGTTGCCGATCGCATCAATCGACTGAAAGATTACAGCCCACTGTATGCCAATGCCATCAAGAGTGGTGATACGGAAAGCGACAGCAACGTATACAAGTCGCTGTTCGGCCATGGCTGGAAATATGTGGGCAGCAACGTCAAGACCGATTTCTTTGAGTTCCCATGTGATGCGCTATTTTTCGATGAATTTGACCTGCTTGATCAGGACAACCTGCCGTACGCCTATGATCGTATTGCCAACTGTTCGCATCCTTACGTGTGGAAATTCGGTAATCCCACACGTGATAACTTCGGCATTCACAAAGAGTTTCTTGATTCGGACCAGAAGGAGTGGCACGTAACGTGTGAACATTGCGGTCATGAACAGATACTGGAATGGGAAACGCATTTCGTCGAGCCATACCTCAACACATGGAAACTGCGCAGCCCGTCCGGTCAGGCCATCTGCTTTAACTGTCATAAAGAATTTGATCGTCTCGGTTTTGGTCATTGGATTGCGATGAATCCGGGTGTGGGCCGTGTGAGTGGTTACCGTATCAGCAGGTTGTTCACTAACAAAAGCAAAAAACCGAATGACATCATTTGGCTGTTTAAGAAGTTCATCCTTGCACAGAATGACCCGACCTTACTGCAAAACTTCTATAACAACTATCTCGGCGTAACGTACGAGAATGTCGATTTCAAACTGTCGAAGGAAGCGATGCATCGTAGTATCTATGCGGGCGCAAAATTTGAATACGACCCGCATATTTTTCGCACGGTAATGGGTGTGGACCAAGGTAGCAAGTTCACATGTGTGATCAGTATGGTTTGGGCCGGCGAATTGATTGACATTCATTATGCCAACGTCGATCGTTGGGCCGATGTGGAAAAACTGGAAGCGGATTTCAATGTTGTATGTACCGTCATTGATGCGGCCGGTGGTGGCTATAATGAAACGCGTGATTTCGTGAAAGCCAAGGGTCACCGGTGGATGTGTTATTATCGACCTAAAGATCAGGTTAAGACCGAGTACAACCAAGATTATTCGAAGCAAGTGCTGGAGACGAATCGCACGGAATGTCTCGATGCCATGGTTAAAATGATCTTGGATAAGAAATCACACGTCAGGTCCGATTTCATTCATGCCAGCAATAAGCAATACCTTGCCCAGATGATGACTCCAGCGCGTGTGACTGATGCCAACGGTCGTCCTGTATGGACCAAAGGTAAAGATCACTATTTTCATGCAAGTGCCTACCGTTACTTGGCATTTAAAGTCAGTGGCATGCGGAGTAGTGTTGCCGCTGGCACCAGTTGGCACACCGGTGAAGCGTCCGAGTCCAAACAGCAAGACCCGAAAGCACGTGTAATTGGTGAACGTCCGACCAAGGACAAAAAATCCAAACCTAAAAGCTGGTCAGTATAA
- a CDS encoding FkbM family methyltransferase, translating to MATLYKMHDCGYKKCAPCHMKSYEATEIDYVCDYLDRITLFGKLNGVFVDIGAHVGLWSLSMSEWYINRYAIVPIIYALEPESKNFMQLCRNAQQSDTGIRPVQAAAWNKNTHLFLKTNENPGRHQVIDVKSQQAQMMRVQAVALDNVVRDDANRQIDAIKIDVEGAELQVLNGARGIFDANKNLLVVVEYSIEHLAEYGTHPNQITGFMQMNGFTPARELDKHIVETICVDDLKRVIFIKGDLS from the coding sequence ATGGCTACTCTGTATAAGATGCATGACTGTGGTTACAAGAAATGTGCACCATGCCACATGAAAAGCTATGAAGCGACCGAAATCGACTATGTATGTGATTATCTCGACCGCATCACACTATTCGGTAAACTGAACGGTGTATTCGTGGACATTGGTGCACACGTTGGCCTGTGGTCATTGTCGATGTCCGAATGGTATATTAATCGTTATGCCATCGTTCCCATTATCTACGCTTTGGAGCCGGAGTCAAAAAATTTCATGCAGTTATGCCGTAATGCACAACAGAGTGATACTGGAATACGGCCCGTTCAGGCTGCTGCATGGAATAAGAATACGCATCTATTTTTAAAAACGAATGAAAATCCGGGTCGCCACCAAGTCATCGATGTAAAATCGCAACAGGCTCAAATGATGCGCGTTCAGGCTGTCGCATTGGATAACGTCGTACGTGATGATGCCAATCGGCAAATCGATGCCATCAAGATTGACGTTGAAGGGGCCGAATTGCAGGTACTTAACGGCGCACGTGGTATTTTTGATGCGAATAAAAATCTACTCGTAGTTGTGGAATACAGTATTGAGCACCTTGCCGAATACGGTACGCACCCCAACCAGATTACCGGTTTTATGCAAATGAATGGATTTACACCCGCACGTGAACTTGATAAACACATCGTCGAGACCATCTGCGTCGACGACTTGAAGCGGGTGATATTCATTAAAGGAGACCTTAGTTGA
- a CDS encoding phage portal protein produces the protein MRHFIKTIWQSVRNFITLKDRVANVEIERRYSTLDWAQRQPKTKHDLDAPKVNANVYIATRAIADAIKGLPVKIVEVETVGGVEREVDDNDHPANELLRNPNTEHSWSDVVDHIVKSYLNDGNAILTIELLTGPNEFAQIWPRDPRLVDISTRDRSYRFGVYTANQKVYPRRRVIHIRDMDVDDPFWGIGRVNTVREEIMMDYFVNRFNSNFFRFGATLNLMFTPDHDLTEDQHQQILDAMSSEIGGAEKAFKIFINRYAGKFEYPDQKHKDIAFLDLLKHNREKIFGVFGLPPFRGGVMEYANYANALAQDIDFWMNTIKPILKVIEDGLNKQLLWPIFGQDIRIKFDLDSVPAIKGDQTAVEDRLLKLKKEGIVSAEYVREQLGIDEDAAPVVPDALKPTAGVPADGEQPVDGEQPQPAKAKKGEQPKKAEKEEVENALFRLFKLQRVTVIAAANAMTGGGSMMSVLCDPDTQAPRLYNSISAAKSFRNNIVPILRKQLTDRGTVTLANIGVFNPNDRAVEELLRRVDFQLEDIVDQNMTMLRSVLSDADRYQWSYLQLEKRVKAIFSYTRAVAITNSLLTDFVNGSALVLSQMKQTGHNSPIDVAVLSK, from the coding sequence ATGCGGCATTTTATAAAAACGATTTGGCAATCGGTCCGCAATTTTATTACACTCAAGGACCGTGTTGCCAATGTGGAGATCGAACGTCGTTACAGCACGTTGGATTGGGCGCAACGGCAACCGAAGACTAAACATGATCTTGATGCGCCGAAGGTTAACGCCAACGTGTACATCGCCACACGTGCCATCGCCGATGCGATTAAAGGCTTGCCCGTTAAAATCGTTGAGGTGGAAACGGTTGGTGGTGTGGAACGCGAAGTGGATGATAATGATCATCCTGCCAATGAATTACTACGCAATCCGAACACCGAACATTCATGGTCCGATGTCGTTGATCACATCGTCAAGTCATATCTCAACGATGGCAACGCCATTTTGACCATTGAACTGTTGACCGGCCCGAATGAATTTGCCCAGATTTGGCCGCGTGACCCGCGTTTGGTAGACATTAGCACGCGTGATCGTTCTTACCGATTCGGCGTATATACTGCCAACCAGAAGGTTTACCCGCGTCGGCGTGTGATTCACATCAGAGATATGGACGTAGATGACCCATTTTGGGGAATCGGCCGTGTGAACACCGTACGTGAAGAAATCATGATGGATTATTTCGTTAATCGGTTTAACAGCAACTTTTTCCGATTTGGTGCCACACTCAACTTGATGTTCACACCCGATCACGACTTGACCGAAGACCAGCATCAACAGATTCTGGATGCGATGAGTTCGGAAATCGGTGGAGCGGAGAAGGCGTTCAAAATCTTCATCAATCGGTATGCGGGTAAATTTGAATACCCGGACCAGAAACACAAAGATATCGCCTTCCTCGACCTGTTGAAACATAACCGTGAGAAAATTTTTGGTGTGTTTGGTCTTCCGCCGTTTCGTGGTGGTGTGATGGAGTATGCGAATTACGCGAATGCACTTGCACAAGACATCGATTTCTGGATGAACACGATCAAGCCGATTCTTAAAGTCATAGAAGACGGACTTAACAAGCAGTTGCTGTGGCCCATTTTTGGCCAAGACATCCGCATCAAATTTGACCTTGACAGTGTGCCAGCGATCAAAGGTGACCAAACTGCGGTTGAAGATCGTCTCCTCAAATTGAAGAAGGAAGGCATCGTCAGTGCGGAATACGTGCGTGAACAACTCGGCATCGATGAAGACGCTGCGCCCGTAGTGCCTGATGCGCTTAAGCCGACAGCCGGTGTTCCGGCCGATGGTGAACAACCCGTTGACGGTGAACAACCGCAACCGGCTAAAGCGAAGAAAGGTGAACAACCCAAAAAGGCTGAAAAGGAAGAAGTTGAGAATGCCCTATTTCGGCTGTTTAAACTACAACGTGTGACAGTCATTGCGGCCGCTAATGCTATGACCGGTGGTGGTTCAATGATGAGTGTATTGTGTGATCCAGACACACAAGCTCCTCGTCTATATAACAGTATATCTGCGGCCAAATCGTTCCGTAATAACATCGTTCCCATTCTCCGGAAACAATTAACTGATCGGGGAACGGTTACCTTGGCCAATATTGGCGTGTTCAATCCCAATGATCGGGCCGTCGAGGAATTGTTACGACGTGTGGATTTCCAATTGGAGGACATTGTTGATCAAAATATGACCATGCTGCGTTCCGTCCTAAGCGATGCGGACCGTTATCAATGGTCATATTTGCAACTTGAAAAACGTGTGAAGGCGATTTTCTCGTATACGCGGGCAGTCGCTATCACCAATTCGCTGTTGACTGATTTTGTTAATGGCTCGGCACTGGTGTTGTCCCAGATGAAGCAAACTGGTCACAACAGCCCAATCGATGTCGCCGTGCTCAGTAAATAA
- a CDS encoding phage major capsid protein: protein MGSEREQNALTRLYDESRPDVILVACDVAFEFSEATDGKEGDIDIEGWFITENLIESRNLIVKASAFTHKEGMSLFNGRVLAFHDQYKEPIGEVTKLEIVKNKGIRGKVRIWRENSSLLMRAIREGKLEAFSIGFVVDKYEVEEKTGTVTVIQGRLKEVSIVNIGADSNALFEVRNSLEDKKAITTNLSERSLNLATKDNTPVTVEQVMSENEKLGVRVDELQGILNGIREAQTQAADRMITKSELAERLEKFSTDLAGIKTMVETVKAERAVADTRFAYTDYRSLITDFVWLTDDDGNKLGEVAQRAYCLFQMPVDYDKMDNGQELKNLRDLHDAMLIADAMNRYKGRDRYTIQNLKLYKQLVKLTEKFDKDVALAMAGGNTGYGAEWLPSELSSEFNEILRVQPRLASKFLTWNMPKGGSAKYPFQNGKAVVYKGGEALVDNAEEHRKTNIATGVKTFTPDLFVGALVASEEVTEDAILDMVAFIRTELAKALLEGLESAMINGDDSATHFDNVDETKYQTYQVETSFKGIRKLGITVTRDIEDSSATTGVNALEIVNFTDAKQDMVEAGLNPSECLYVTGIKGRSQVQQALFKEDALGVLAFMISGTLPTIDGSEIYISGQYLETLASSGLYAPNTDVKHTSMCCVHKPSFRIGQRRGVTLEYNKNILTQQQQFVATARWDFGKICADAIVPVAEMINIQHTA, encoded by the coding sequence ATGGGTTCTGAACGAGAGCAAAATGCTCTTACACGGCTCTATGATGAATCGCGTCCCGATGTGATTCTCGTTGCGTGTGATGTCGCATTCGAATTTTCCGAAGCAACAGACGGGAAGGAAGGCGACATCGATATTGAGGGTTGGTTCATCACCGAGAACCTGATCGAGTCACGCAATTTGATCGTAAAAGCCAGCGCATTCACACACAAAGAAGGCATGTCGCTGTTCAATGGTCGTGTGTTGGCTTTCCATGATCAATACAAAGAACCTATCGGCGAAGTGACGAAATTAGAGATCGTCAAAAACAAAGGCATTCGGGGAAAAGTGCGTATTTGGCGTGAGAACAGTTCGCTGTTGATGCGTGCGATACGCGAAGGTAAACTGGAAGCCTTTTCCATCGGATTTGTTGTTGATAAATACGAGGTGGAAGAAAAAACGGGAACGGTCACTGTGATACAAGGCCGTCTTAAGGAAGTCTCGATTGTCAACATCGGAGCCGACAGCAACGCACTATTCGAGGTGCGTAATTCACTTGAAGACAAGAAAGCAATTACCACTAACTTATCCGAAAGGAGCCTTAACTTGGCTACCAAAGACAACACCCCGGTTACCGTTGAGCAGGTCATGTCCGAAAATGAAAAGCTCGGCGTGCGGGTTGATGAACTGCAGGGAATTCTGAACGGCATTCGTGAAGCGCAGACGCAAGCGGCCGATCGCATGATCACCAAGAGCGAACTGGCCGAACGGCTGGAGAAATTCTCCACCGATCTGGCTGGAATTAAGACCATGGTTGAGACGGTGAAAGCCGAACGTGCGGTTGCGGATACGCGGTTTGCCTATACGGATTACCGGTCCCTCATTACCGATTTCGTGTGGTTGACGGACGATGACGGCAACAAGCTCGGTGAAGTCGCCCAGCGCGCCTACTGTCTGTTCCAGATGCCGGTTGATTACGACAAGATGGACAACGGACAGGAACTCAAGAACCTCCGCGACCTGCATGATGCGATGTTGATCGCCGATGCGATGAACCGTTACAAAGGCCGCGATCGGTACACGATTCAGAATCTCAAACTCTACAAGCAGCTTGTCAAGCTGACGGAGAAGTTTGATAAGGACGTGGCTCTGGCCATGGCTGGTGGCAACACCGGTTATGGTGCGGAATGGCTTCCTTCCGAACTGTCGTCCGAGTTCAATGAGATTTTGCGTGTGCAGCCGCGTCTGGCCTCCAAGTTCCTTACGTGGAACATGCCCAAGGGTGGCTCGGCCAAGTATCCGTTCCAGAACGGCAAAGCCGTCGTGTACAAAGGTGGGGAAGCGTTGGTGGACAATGCGGAAGAGCACCGCAAAACTAACATCGCCACTGGTGTGAAGACCTTTACGCCCGATTTGTTCGTTGGTGCACTGGTTGCTTCCGAGGAAGTCACCGAGGATGCGATTCTCGATATGGTGGCCTTCATTCGTACGGAGTTGGCCAAGGCGTTGCTGGAAGGTTTGGAATCGGCCATGATCAACGGTGATGACAGTGCGACGCACTTTGACAACGTTGATGAGACCAAATACCAGACCTATCAGGTGGAAACGTCCTTCAAGGGTATTCGCAAGCTCGGCATTACCGTTACGCGTGATATCGAAGATTCTTCGGCCACGACGGGCGTGAACGCGCTCGAAATCGTCAACTTTACCGATGCCAAACAGGACATGGTGGAAGCGGGCCTCAATCCGTCCGAATGTCTCTATGTGACGGGCATCAAGGGCCGTTCGCAAGTGCAACAGGCTTTGTTTAAAGAAGATGCTCTCGGCGTTCTGGCCTTCATGATTTCCGGCACGCTGCCGACCATCGACGGTTCCGAAATTTACATTTCCGGTCAGTATCTGGAAACGTTGGCCTCCAGCGGCCTGTATGCGCCCAACACCGACGTGAAGCACACGTCCATGTGTTGCGTGCATAAGCCGTCGTTCCGTATTGGTCAGCGTCGTGGTGTGACGCTCGAATATAACAAGAACATTCTGACGCAGCAACAGCAATTCGTCGCCACGGCCCGTTGGGATTTCGGCAAGATTTGCGCTGATGCCATCGTTCCGGTCGCCGAAATGATCAACATCCAGCACACGGCGTAA
- a CDS encoding discoidin domain-containing protein: MSILLDFHTYEVMDGATIETVSSESTGHPAEHAISPLEPNFAWQANQANTQHVLTVDLGESRTCDGFSYIHHERDTTGPPVAHGITVTVQYSDDATTWNATELAYHSDGSLTPTDHVTEFIKLRYFIISSVPVAITARYWQFTFAELAGPFFYAPVDMRISMCWLFRLHQLDRGRSTPDNSSIVYPVGDLALPFGKTYRTGYSVNASIPFTGTWMVTNTEYDVLRSVMRECNGVYRPFLLRDWDNTRRLCQFTSDEIDEELLDLDLYRVTCQFVELPIVKKDKYH; the protein is encoded by the coding sequence ATGTCAATATTACTTGATTTTCACACCTATGAAGTGATGGATGGGGCCACTATCGAAACGGTAAGCAGTGAATCGACAGGCCATCCCGCCGAACATGCCATTTCACCATTGGAACCAAATTTTGCTTGGCAAGCAAATCAAGCTAACACACAACACGTGTTAACCGTTGATCTTGGTGAATCACGCACGTGTGATGGATTTAGTTATATACATCATGAAAGGGATACGACCGGACCACCGGTAGCACACGGCATTACTGTTACTGTTCAGTATTCAGATGATGCGACCACATGGAATGCAACCGAGTTAGCTTATCACAGCGATGGTAGTTTAACTCCGACTGATCACGTAACCGAGTTCATCAAATTGCGCTATTTTATCATCAGTAGTGTACCAGTAGCTATTACTGCACGTTATTGGCAGTTTACTTTTGCAGAATTGGCTGGTCCATTTTTTTACGCGCCGGTTGATATGCGTATAAGCATGTGTTGGTTGTTTCGGTTACATCAATTGGACCGTGGACGGAGTACTCCGGACAATAGCAGCATTGTGTACCCTGTTGGCGATTTAGCTTTACCATTCGGTAAAACATACCGCACAGGATATAGTGTTAACGCTTCCATTCCGTTTACCGGCACATGGATGGTTACCAACACAGAATACGATGTTCTTCGTAGTGTGATGCGTGAATGTAATGGAGTATACCGTCCATTTTTGTTACGTGATTGGGATAACACACGCCGTTTGTGTCAATTTACTTCGGATGAAATTGATGAAGAATTACTCGACTTGGACCTATACCGTGTTACATGCCAATTTGTCGAGTTACCAATCGTAAAAAAGGATAAGTACCACTAA
- a CDS encoding LamG-like jellyroll fold domain-containing protein, translating into MAIGDITTTAIATLDYAANVTSEHTMVHHSGTTYVLGHSDASRHGYIRTFDISDDGTTITAIDSWKFYTGTTVGVAIVKVAANLFFVFTKTSVGCEGFTVQIDNSGIITKAKYTTTGLLYNGVPYCPRVIRIKDTDYYVTSNRQQTTNLLLIRVFHIDPNTGVITQTDYDDTQPFGYNSAIVELPNRVLVSVANNTTNQGFIRTWTINVTTGLLSAVLDSEAFTVGTYPYSWVSVLPVYESGNLVVFHYYGSGDDGYLQTARVDLATGAITLINNLEFDTALATRGRLHRLDYKGNFMIAYNGYSVTNPTTEGYIKTFTIDVQGVIALHESWAMGAYAWDPYGECSGTILPIGDLDAGIFALTRSRTSGHYGSITTIHVEADLNLAGSKSVRLFAPVDALPILTSGRNTTGYAVGREPKYTLDNDPDTWWTPSSTADSALYYDLGSAKTVDAITFWLHNYNEEYQDTKSWTVSYSSDDATYYALETKLFTTYRTNYGPMIVDEFVIPVSARYWKIEFTNFDAAPVTISPEISCVWFMNDYSLPWHHQRPEINKLLYFNNQSITRSGHSFATHAGLGKQRVIQRDFVFVENANQWTNLYDAYAAARGSNQPIIIQSELDSNQYYAMQFAIPLSPNMIDSSTRMPRVVLRELGYKRVSYTDHILGVLDLTVGLWHFRDDALDDSGNDNDLTVSGTPTWYHGATEHDNTSVQIVNPDKYTLAAADATDFDMGTGSFTVEVWVRVDVATTSMLVHKYVSVAGGLIMGFDLGFNASGANQRWQVKLGDGVTTIATITPNIDLGEYHLFTAVVNRTADTVTIYRDGVLFDGPDDISTITGSMSCNTRDLNIGSTVAGVYIDEVCITKRILTATEIATRYAGRIAYGEWGM; encoded by the coding sequence ATGGCTATCGGCGACATTACCACAACGGCAATCGCAACTTTAGATTATGCTGCGAATGTCACATCTGAACACACCATGGTCCACCATTCTGGGACTACCTATGTACTTGGCCATTCAGATGCTAGTCGACATGGTTATATCCGCACATTTGACATTTCTGATGATGGAACGACCATCACAGCTATCGATTCGTGGAAATTTTATACTGGCACCACTGTTGGTGTGGCCATTGTCAAAGTTGCTGCCAATCTATTTTTTGTATTTACAAAGACCAGCGTTGGGTGTGAAGGATTTACGGTCCAAATTGACAACAGCGGAATAATCACGAAAGCCAAATATACGACAACTGGCCTGCTGTACAACGGCGTGCCATATTGCCCACGTGTGATTCGGATTAAGGACACCGACTACTACGTAACATCCAATCGTCAACAGACAACCAATTTACTATTAATTCGCGTGTTTCACATTGACCCCAATACTGGAGTAATCACCCAGACCGACTATGACGACACACAACCATTTGGTTATAACTCTGCCATCGTTGAATTACCCAATCGCGTGCTGGTTAGTGTAGCCAACAACACGACTAATCAAGGATTTATTCGCACGTGGACCATTAATGTCACTACTGGTTTACTATCGGCCGTTTTAGATAGTGAAGCATTCACCGTTGGAACTTACCCGTATTCATGGGTAAGCGTATTACCCGTTTACGAAAGTGGAAATTTGGTGGTTTTTCACTATTATGGGTCAGGCGACGATGGTTATTTACAAACGGCACGCGTTGACTTGGCCACCGGAGCAATTACATTAATCAACAACCTTGAATTTGACACCGCTTTGGCCACACGTGGACGTTTACACCGACTTGATTACAAAGGCAACTTTATGATTGCCTATAATGGCTACAGCGTCACTAACCCAACAACCGAAGGCTACATTAAAACATTCACCATTGATGTACAAGGTGTTATTGCGCTACACGAATCATGGGCCATGGGCGCATACGCATGGGACCCATATGGTGAATGCAGTGGCACGATTCTTCCCATTGGTGATTTAGATGCTGGCATTTTTGCACTCACACGTTCGCGTACTAGTGGCCATTATGGGTCAATTACGACCATTCATGTTGAGGCTGATCTTAATCTTGCTGGTTCTAAAAGCGTGCGGTTATTTGCACCTGTTGATGCACTACCAATATTAACCAGTGGGCGCAACACAACCGGGTATGCTGTTGGACGTGAACCAAAGTACACGTTAGATAATGACCCGGACACGTGGTGGACACCCAGCAGCACAGCCGACAGCGCGTTATACTATGATTTAGGCAGCGCAAAAACTGTTGATGCAATTACCTTTTGGCTGCACAACTACAATGAAGAGTACCAAGACACCAAATCATGGACTGTTTCGTATAGCAGCGACGATGCGACGTATTACGCTTTGGAAACTAAATTGTTTACCACCTATCGCACGAATTACGGGCCGATGATTGTAGATGAATTTGTTATTCCAGTTTCTGCTCGGTACTGGAAAATCGAATTCACCAATTTTGATGCGGCACCGGTTACGATTAGTCCGGAAATAAGTTGTGTGTGGTTCATGAACGACTACTCCCTACCATGGCATCACCAACGGCCGGAAATCAATAAACTACTATACTTTAACAATCAATCGATCACACGTTCTGGGCACAGTTTTGCCACACACGCTGGTTTGGGCAAACAACGAGTAATTCAACGGGATTTTGTGTTTGTAGAAAATGCAAATCAATGGACTAATCTATATGACGCGTACGCTGCTGCCCGTGGTAGTAACCAGCCAATCATCATTCAATCAGAACTGGATTCAAACCAGTATTATGCGATGCAGTTTGCAATTCCGCTGTCGCCCAATATGATTGACTCCAGCACACGCATGCCACGTGTGGTGTTACGCGAACTCGGCTATAAACGTGTGTCGTATACCGATCACATTTTAGGTGTGTTGGACTTAACAGTTGGTTTGTGGCATTTTCGTGATGACGCATTGGACGACAGCGGAAATGACAATGACTTGACTGTATCTGGCACACCTACATGGTATCATGGTGCTACTGAACATGACAATACATCAGTACAAATAGTCAACCCGGATAAGTACACTTTGGCCGCAGCCGATGCAACTGACTTTGATATGGGAACTGGTAGTTTTACTGTTGAGGTGTGGGTCCGAGTTGATGTGGCCACGACCAGTATGCTGGTTCATAAATACGTATCAGTGGCTGGTGGACTGATCATGGGTTTTGACTTAGGTTTTAACGCATCCGGTGCTAACCAGCGTTGGCAAGTTAAACTTGGTGATGGTGTGACAACCATTGCTACAATCACACCCAATATTGATTTGGGTGAATATCATCTATTTACAGCAGTAGTAAACCGCACGGCTGATACTGTTACTATTTATAGAGACGGTGTGTTATTTGATGGACCAGATGACATTTCAACCATTACTGGCTCAATGAGTTGTAACACACGTGATTTAAACATCGGTAGCACAGTTGCGGGTGTCTACATTGACGAAGTATGTATCACTAAGCGAATACTAACGGCAACTGAAATTGCCACACGTTATGCGGGCCGCATTGCCTACGGCGAATGGGGAATGTAA
- a CDS encoding 3TM-type holin, which produces MGLLTFLGDVVKPVADLIDNLHTSGEEKLTLHSELTRVENTFAEKVLDYEQKITQMQADVIMTEAKGESWLQQSWRPITMLTFLVLVVLDSLGLLTHEIPPQMWTLLELGLGGYVIGRSAEKIVPAVVDKFSKKEG; this is translated from the coding sequence ATGGGACTCTTAACATTCCTTGGTGATGTGGTCAAGCCCGTTGCGGATTTGATCGACAATCTCCACACATCAGGCGAAGAAAAACTGACGTTGCACAGTGAACTCACACGAGTCGAAAACACATTTGCGGAAAAAGTGCTCGACTATGAGCAAAAGATCACCCAAATGCAAGCCGATGTCATCATGACGGAAGCCAAGGGTGAATCATGGTTGCAACAGTCATGGCGACCGATCACGATGCTTACTTTTCTTGTGTTGGTCGTGCTGGATAGCCTAGGTCTGTTGACCCATGAAATTCCACCGCAAATGTGGACGTTACTCGAACTCGGTCTCGGTGGTTATGTAATCGGCCGCAGCGCGGAAAAGATCGTTCCGGCTGTCGTCGACAAATTCAGTAAAAAGGAAGGATGA
- a CDS encoding M15 family metallopeptidase yields MANFSPESEAFLATLHPDMQRVLRRAIKIYDFKILCGLRTEKAQAEALAKHTSTVAYPESKHNRSQKLDGTYDYKMSDAVDCVPFPIKWPDLRNQTTNEYVKRMGEFYFLAGVMFMAAAIEGVPIRWGGRFKSLFDGPHFERIP; encoded by the coding sequence ATGGCGAACTTTAGCCCTGAAAGTGAAGCGTTTTTGGCCACACTCCATCCTGATATGCAGCGCGTTTTAAGACGGGCGATCAAGATTTACGATTTTAAAATACTGTGTGGTCTGCGCACAGAAAAGGCGCAAGCGGAAGCTTTGGCCAAACATACGAGTACGGTCGCTTATCCGGAAAGTAAACACAACCGATCACAAAAATTAGATGGTACTTACGATTATAAAATGTCCGATGCGGTTGATTGTGTTCCCTTTCCTATCAAGTGGCCCGATCTTCGCAACCAAACTACCAATGAATATGTCAAACGCATGGGTGAATTCTACTTTTTAGCCGGTGTGATGTTCATGGCTGCGGCCATTGAAGGTGTGCCTATTCGTTGGGGTGGACGATTCAAAAGCCTCTTCGACGGACCCCATTTTGAGCGGATTCCGTAA